A genomic segment from Tuwongella immobilis encodes:
- the dxs gene encoding 1-deoxy-D-xylulose-5-phosphate synthase, whose product MSPILPNIQSPADLQRLSDAELAHVAQEIRDELVRVLSIRPAHFASNLGVVELCMALHMVYDFSKDRLIWDTGHQIYPHKLITGRHAQFDSIRTKGGLMGYPNPVESEYDLFVTGHAGCSVSTAHGLKVGDDLMGQSDRKSVAVIGDGALVSGIVFEALNNAGGMGTDLLVILNDNKMSICPRTGSLASYLDQCRMTNFYQGSKRTINKILESLPVVGGLAQSALEQLRDGLKAYFKGGMLFEEMGFRYFGPVDGHDLPNLRKLLRDLKSQKGPILLHVLTEKGHGVAQASADPVTYHTPPVFEKIGPERTIVSLKRGGSKAYTDAVSACIHQQMQDNPRVAVLTAAMCQGNKLEKVRESFPDRFFDVGICESHAVAFAAGMAKTGMRPIVDIYSTFLQRSFDQIFQEVALQNLPVMFTLDRSGVVGPDGPTHHGVFDIPYMRMFPNITVMAPGDEADVAPMMKFGLTHPGSVSMRYPKTNLETIQRTVAPVEVGKAEVIESGEDGVFIVFGTLLGDALRAAERLRQEDGLSIGVINARFCKPLDRETILRAVREMPMVFTVEEGTLEGGFGSAVLEACNSAGLNTQHIVRLGIPDRFIDHAERAEQLAEMGLDVNGFCRAVRQARAKVSQESESLDLPVA is encoded by the coding sequence ATGAGTCCGATTCTGCCGAATATTCAATCGCCGGCCGATCTGCAACGCCTCAGCGATGCGGAACTCGCCCACGTCGCCCAGGAAATCCGCGATGAGTTGGTGCGGGTGCTCAGCATCCGCCCCGCTCACTTTGCGAGCAACCTCGGCGTGGTTGAGCTGTGCATGGCTTTGCACATGGTTTACGATTTCTCGAAAGACCGTCTGATCTGGGACACCGGCCACCAGATTTACCCGCACAAATTGATCACCGGGCGACATGCCCAATTTGATTCGATCCGCACCAAAGGCGGGTTGATGGGATACCCCAACCCCGTTGAGAGCGAATACGACCTATTCGTCACCGGGCACGCGGGTTGCAGCGTTTCCACCGCCCATGGTCTGAAGGTTGGCGATGATTTGATGGGCCAATCCGATCGCAAGTCGGTCGCGGTCATTGGCGATGGTGCGCTTGTCTCGGGGATCGTCTTCGAAGCGTTGAACAACGCCGGCGGCATGGGCACCGATCTGCTCGTCATTCTCAATGACAATAAGATGAGCATCTGCCCGCGGACGGGGTCACTGGCCTCGTACCTCGACCAATGCCGTATGACGAATTTCTATCAAGGCAGCAAGCGAACGATCAACAAGATTCTCGAATCGCTGCCGGTTGTCGGTGGCTTGGCTCAATCGGCGCTCGAACAATTGCGTGACGGCCTGAAAGCCTACTTCAAAGGCGGCATGCTGTTTGAAGAGATGGGCTTCCGCTACTTTGGGCCGGTCGATGGGCACGATCTGCCGAATTTGCGAAAATTGCTCCGCGATCTGAAATCGCAAAAAGGCCCGATCCTGTTGCATGTGCTGACCGAAAAGGGGCACGGCGTCGCCCAAGCGAGCGCGGATCCGGTCACGTACCACACCCCGCCGGTGTTCGAGAAAATCGGGCCGGAACGCACGATCGTCTCGCTCAAGCGCGGCGGATCCAAGGCATACACCGATGCGGTCAGCGCCTGCATTCATCAACAAATGCAAGACAATCCCCGCGTCGCAGTGCTGACAGCCGCCATGTGCCAGGGCAACAAACTGGAGAAGGTCCGCGAATCGTTCCCGGATCGGTTCTTCGATGTGGGCATCTGCGAATCGCACGCCGTTGCGTTTGCCGCCGGGATGGCAAAGACCGGAATGCGGCCGATTGTCGACATTTATTCGACCTTTTTGCAGCGATCGTTTGACCAAATCTTCCAGGAAGTGGCGCTGCAGAACTTGCCCGTGATGTTCACGCTGGATCGATCCGGCGTGGTCGGCCCAGATGGTCCAACGCACCACGGCGTGTTCGATATTCCCTACATGCGTATGTTCCCGAACATCACCGTGATGGCACCTGGCGATGAAGCCGATGTGGCTCCGATGATGAAGTTTGGGTTGACGCATCCCGGTTCGGTGTCGATGCGCTATCCCAAGACCAATCTCGAAACCATCCAGCGGACGGTGGCCCCGGTGGAAGTCGGGAAAGCCGAAGTCATCGAATCCGGCGAAGATGGCGTGTTCATCGTCTTCGGCACACTCCTGGGTGATGCCCTCCGAGCCGCCGAACGACTGCGGCAAGAAGATGGCTTGTCGATTGGCGTCATCAACGCCCGATTCTGTAAGCCGTTGGACCGCGAAACGATTCTGCGGGCCGTGCGAGAAATGCCGATGGTCTTCACCGTCGAAGAAGGCACCCTCGAAGGTGGCTTTGGCAGCGCGGTGCTGGAAGCCTGCAATTCCGCTGGGCTGAACACGCAGCACATCGTTCGCTTGGGGATTCCGGATCGATTCATCGACCACGCCGAACGAGCCGAACAGCTCGCCGAGATGGGGTTGGATGTCAACGGCTTCTGTCGAGCGGTTCGCCAAGCACGGGCCAAGGTGAGCCAAGAATCGGAATCGCTGGATCTGCCGGTGGCGTGA
- a CDS encoding polyprenyl synthetase family protein produces the protein MTTAWQERWKFIQEQVDHHLNAELVARMDAPSAIREAMHYSLLAPGKRLRPLLAILACEAAGGTIEQALPGACAIEMIHTYSLIHDDLPAMDDDDLRRGRPTCHKQYGEALAILAGDALLTLAFEVIAQRCPAKTASVSILELARGAGMVGMVGGQVLDLAAENRLDAQLRMPTPETVGDLENIHRRKTGALLVTALRLGLYAAQAERSEGFCRSTLEQFDVYGRSFGLAFQITDDLLDVQGSTAEVGKRVGKDAERGKLTYPGLLGIQESRQRADVLCRLAVEAVTPLGPAGGMLAQVAMYLLDRDR, from the coding sequence TTGACGACCGCATGGCAAGAGCGTTGGAAATTCATTCAAGAACAGGTGGACCACCATCTGAATGCGGAGCTTGTCGCGCGGATGGATGCCCCCTCTGCGATCCGCGAGGCGATGCACTATTCGCTGCTGGCCCCCGGCAAACGGCTTCGTCCGTTGTTGGCGATTTTGGCCTGTGAAGCAGCCGGTGGAACCATTGAACAAGCGTTGCCGGGTGCCTGTGCGATCGAAATGATCCACACCTATTCGTTGATTCATGACGATCTTCCGGCCATGGACGACGATGATTTGCGACGCGGCCGTCCGACTTGTCACAAACAATATGGCGAAGCTCTGGCGATTCTCGCGGGGGATGCCCTGCTGACGCTCGCCTTCGAGGTGATTGCCCAGCGTTGCCCGGCCAAGACCGCATCGGTTAGCATCTTGGAGTTGGCCCGAGGCGCGGGGATGGTCGGCATGGTCGGCGGACAAGTGCTGGATCTGGCCGCCGAGAATCGGCTCGATGCCCAACTGCGGATGCCGACACCGGAAACCGTCGGGGATTTAGAAAATATCCACCGCCGCAAAACCGGCGCACTATTAGTAACAGCATTACGCTTGGGCCTTTACGCAGCCCAGGCAGAACGGTCAGAAGGCTTCTGCCGTTCGACACTCGAACAATTCGATGTCTATGGCCGTTCATTCGGTCTCGCGTTTCAAATCACGGACGATCTACTCGACGTACAAGGAAGCACCGCCGAGGTGGGCAAGCGCGTGGGCAAAGACGCCGAGCGCGGCAAGCTAACCTACCCCGGACTGCTGGGTATTCAGGAGAGTCGGCAACGCGCGGATGTGCTGTGTCGATTGGCGGTCGAAGCGGTCACTCCGCTCGGCCCCGCGGGCGGGATGCTCGCACAAGTGGCGATGTATCTGCTCGATCGCGATCGTTGA
- the xseB gene encoding exodeoxyribonuclease VII small subunit — MTPADSSISTFEQDLAELDAILRSLEDGTTTLDASLAQYERGVNLLRRCYATLRTTEQRITQLTQVDESGKPTLQSFDHRSAVEPTKPTSRRKSYTEGSSSGGSSTNELPF; from the coding sequence ATGACACCTGCCGATTCTTCGATTTCGACGTTCGAGCAAGACCTCGCCGAACTCGACGCGATCTTGCGTTCGTTGGAAGATGGCACCACCACCCTGGATGCCAGCCTTGCCCAGTACGAACGCGGCGTGAACCTCCTTCGCCGCTGTTATGCCACCCTGCGAACCACCGAACAACGCATCACCCAGCTTACCCAGGTTGACGAATCGGGCAAACCAACGCTCCAGTCGTTCGACCATCGTTCCGCCGTCGAGCCAACAAAGCCCACTTCGCGCCGCAAATCCTACACAGAAGGATCGAGTTCTGGCGGTTCCTCGACAAATGAACTCCCTTTTTGA
- the xseA gene encoding exodeoxyribonuclease VII large subunit: MALRELPPDIEVMTVGDLTRDIRRRLEAGFPAVWVSGEISSLSKPSSGHWYLNLRDKLTTLACVFYRGMNLRVRFEPKDGMEVVCRGKITVYEPRGNYQFLIEEMHPKGIGAAELALQQLKEKLLQRGYFDPQRKRPIAKFPERIALVTSPTGAAVRDMLEILGKRWPATEVVIRGVRVQGDPAPDEIASAIALLNRLHRTGVLPLDTIILGRGGGSSEDLDAFNSEKVADALFLSQVPTIAAVGHEIDVTIADLVADQRAATPSQAATLATPDRAEIAEYIKVCDLRLKDRLQNRLKLATTRLNELANRGALRRPLERIREWEQRLDERSERLHRSIQQRLRREHDRLAALSGKIATLSPLNVLARGYSLTRTIAESSPDGRIDSASEDPVIRSIDTLHEGQLIRTTLASGEIISRIERLEAPTLEASVTSGSGMTVAPGTAPQ, from the coding sequence ATGGCACTTCGGGAGTTACCACCGGATATCGAGGTGATGACCGTCGGCGATTTGACCCGCGATATCCGGCGGCGGCTCGAAGCGGGCTTTCCGGCGGTCTGGGTCTCGGGCGAAATCTCCAGCCTTTCCAAGCCGAGTTCCGGCCACTGGTATCTCAATCTGCGGGATAAGCTCACCACCCTCGCTTGTGTGTTCTACCGTGGCATGAATCTCCGCGTTCGATTTGAGCCGAAGGACGGCATGGAAGTGGTCTGCCGCGGGAAAATCACCGTCTATGAACCGCGTGGAAACTATCAGTTCCTGATTGAAGAAATGCACCCCAAGGGGATTGGTGCTGCGGAACTGGCCTTGCAGCAACTCAAGGAAAAACTGCTGCAGCGCGGCTATTTCGATCCGCAACGAAAGCGCCCGATTGCCAAGTTCCCCGAGCGAATTGCCCTCGTTACCAGTCCCACCGGCGCGGCCGTGCGGGATATGCTCGAGATTCTCGGCAAACGCTGGCCGGCAACCGAAGTCGTCATTCGCGGAGTTCGCGTGCAAGGCGATCCCGCACCCGACGAAATCGCGTCGGCTATCGCCCTGCTCAATCGCCTGCATCGCACGGGTGTCCTGCCGCTGGATACGATCATTCTGGGTCGCGGCGGCGGCTCATCTGAAGATTTGGATGCGTTTAACTCGGAGAAGGTGGCCGATGCGCTGTTTCTCTCCCAGGTGCCCACCATTGCCGCAGTGGGGCACGAAATCGATGTCACCATTGCCGACTTAGTTGCCGACCAGCGCGCGGCGACGCCGAGTCAAGCGGCGACTTTGGCCACTCCAGATCGCGCCGAGATCGCCGAATATATCAAAGTCTGTGACTTGCGATTGAAAGATCGGCTGCAAAATCGGTTGAAGCTCGCCACCACTCGACTCAACGAATTGGCCAACCGCGGTGCCTTGCGGCGCCCGTTGGAACGAATCCGCGAATGGGAGCAACGACTCGACGAACGTTCCGAGCGATTGCATCGCAGTATCCAGCAACGACTTCGGCGCGAACACGATCGACTCGCCGCGTTATCGGGCAAAATTGCGACACTTAGCCCCTTGAATGTGCTCGCTCGCGGCTATAGCCTTACCCGAACGATTGCGGAATCATCGCCGGATGGCCGAATTGATTCGGCTTCCGAAGATCCGGTGATTCGCTCGATCGATACGCTTCACGAAGGGCAGTTGATTCGCACGACCCTGGCGTCTGGCGAAATCATCAGCCGCATCGAACGATTGGAAGCACCCACACTGGAGGCATCGGTTACCTCCGGGTCAGGGATGACAGTGGCACCAGGAACTGCACCGCAATGA
- a CDS encoding ArnT family glycosyltransferase, translating to MLAGLSPRLTASLDRAANRSLAFLRGNANGWLLSLWCLLLFLPGITSGTLYRTESLRARIAWEGFRGDWLVPTLYGDPFLTKPPGMYAAICLASLPFGEVTPISARIPSIVAAWISVLAIHSMLRRVLSPTQALIGAMLTPMSLLWLDKAPSAEIDMLQVMWVTLAMLAWTRSREASFAGQNRSANGWWMLAMLAVTGGVLTKWTAPAFFYLAILTVAVCDWRTGRSIRWLFSAGHLIGGVVMLIIVGAWAWHAIEVAGWDRLRDTVGAEAIQRFDPNHKGRSYPWHETLLFPWQVFAASLPFGPFALLTLRQSFWLRQSDPIRGLLRIAHAWCWPNLIFWTILPEHAVRYAFPMTPGLAILAFLAILDLGARPDWSPVMRRGLMATVAIWLGVKLAFVGYVMPDRTEKRGVVATAQTIRDAVPDDEILYIYRLKDEGVLFYYGRSAQRLLAPDSGPSDQPFYALLREPEVAPFAAVPGQHLTIVQRCNDQQGDPITVVRIQRG from the coding sequence ATGCTCGCAGGATTGTCACCGCGTCTCACGGCATCACTTGACCGGGCCGCCAATCGTTCCTTGGCTTTCCTGCGCGGAAATGCGAACGGTTGGCTTCTGAGCCTCTGGTGCCTCCTGCTCTTTCTGCCAGGGATCACCAGCGGCACACTCTATCGCACAGAGTCGCTCCGGGCTCGAATCGCCTGGGAAGGCTTTCGCGGCGATTGGCTGGTGCCGACGCTCTACGGCGACCCGTTTCTGACGAAACCACCGGGGATGTACGCCGCGATTTGTCTCGCCAGTCTGCCATTCGGAGAGGTCACGCCGATCTCCGCTCGCATTCCGTCGATCGTCGCAGCGTGGATCAGCGTTTTGGCGATTCACAGCATGTTGCGGCGAGTTCTCTCACCAACGCAAGCACTGATCGGGGCAATGCTTACGCCGATGTCGCTTCTGTGGCTGGACAAGGCTCCCAGCGCAGAAATCGACATGTTGCAAGTGATGTGGGTCACGCTTGCGATGCTGGCATGGACGCGCAGTCGAGAGGCGAGTTTCGCGGGGCAGAATCGCTCGGCGAATGGCTGGTGGATGCTGGCGATGCTCGCGGTGACCGGCGGCGTGCTGACGAAATGGACTGCTCCCGCGTTTTTCTACCTGGCGATTCTCACAGTCGCGGTTTGCGATTGGCGGACGGGGCGATCAATTCGCTGGCTATTCTCCGCCGGGCATCTGATCGGCGGCGTGGTCATGCTCATCATCGTTGGAGCATGGGCGTGGCATGCCATCGAAGTCGCCGGTTGGGACCGACTGCGGGACACCGTGGGAGCCGAGGCGATCCAGCGATTTGACCCGAACCACAAAGGCCGCTCGTACCCCTGGCATGAGACGCTGCTATTCCCCTGGCAGGTCTTCGCGGCGTCGCTGCCGTTCGGCCCATTCGCCCTTCTCACCCTACGACAATCCTTTTGGCTTCGACAATCCGACCCGATTCGCGGCCTGCTGCGGATTGCCCATGCTTGGTGTTGGCCGAATTTGATCTTCTGGACGATTCTGCCGGAACACGCTGTCCGATATGCGTTTCCGATGACGCCTGGGCTTGCGATCTTGGCATTTCTGGCGATTCTCGACTTGGGCGCCCGCCCCGATTGGTCGCCGGTGATGCGTCGCGGGTTGATGGCAACAGTCGCCATTTGGCTGGGCGTCAAGCTGGCATTTGTCGGCTATGTCATGCCCGATCGCACCGAGAAGCGCGGCGTGGTTGCGACGGCTCAGACGATCCGCGATGCCGTGCCCGACGATGAGATTTTGTATATCTATCGCTTGAAGGATGAGGGGGTGCTGTTCTATTATGGACGATCGGCACAGCGACTATTGGCCCCGGATTCTGGCCCGAGCGACCAGCCGTTCTATGCCCTGCTCCGCGAACCCGAGGTTGCTCCGTTCGCCGCCGTGCCCGGCCAGCATCTTACGATCGTGCAGCGATGCAACGACCAGCAGGGTGATCCCATCACCGTAGTCCGAATCCAGCGAGGGTAA
- the ald gene encoding alanine dehydrogenase — protein sequence MIVGIPREIKTDESRVAMTPFGVEELTHAGHRVLVQSGAGEGSGISDQDYERAGAELIPEAATVWQQAEMIVKVKEPLPMEWPHLRAGQVLFTYFHFAADEHLTKAVMQSGAIAIAYETIRDAKGTLPLLTPMSEVAGRMSIQEGAKYLERPFQGRGILLGGVPGVAPANVVVLGGGIVGANAAKVAAGLGARVSLLDVNLDRLRYLDDVMPRNVQTLYSDRHTILDCISRADLVVGAVLIPGARAPRLVRRDDLKRMPPRSVIIDVAIDQGGCIETSRPTTHSEPIYIIDDVIHYCVTNMPGAVGRTSTYALTNVTIPYALQLANHGWERAMQRNPGLAEGLNIASGKIVNKAVAATFGYEAA from the coding sequence ATGATTGTTGGTATTCCGCGTGAAATCAAGACCGATGAATCCCGAGTTGCCATGACTCCGTTTGGAGTGGAAGAACTCACTCACGCTGGGCATCGGGTGCTGGTGCAATCCGGTGCGGGCGAAGGCTCGGGAATTTCGGATCAGGATTACGAGCGCGCGGGTGCCGAGCTGATTCCGGAAGCTGCCACCGTTTGGCAACAAGCGGAAATGATCGTCAAAGTAAAAGAGCCGCTGCCGATGGAATGGCCGCATCTGCGTGCCGGCCAGGTGCTGTTTACGTACTTCCACTTCGCGGCAGATGAGCATCTCACCAAGGCGGTGATGCAATCTGGCGCGATTGCCATCGCATATGAAACGATCCGCGATGCCAAGGGGACGCTGCCACTGCTGACGCCGATGTCGGAAGTGGCGGGCCGCATGAGCATCCAGGAAGGGGCAAAGTACCTGGAACGTCCGTTCCAAGGTCGTGGCATTCTGCTGGGCGGTGTGCCCGGCGTTGCCCCGGCGAATGTGGTCGTGTTGGGCGGTGGGATTGTCGGCGCGAATGCCGCCAAAGTCGCTGCCGGGCTGGGAGCGCGGGTTTCGCTGCTGGATGTCAACTTGGACCGATTGCGCTACCTCGACGATGTGATGCCGCGGAATGTGCAAACCCTGTATAGCGACCGACATACGATTCTCGATTGCATCAGCCGCGCGGATCTTGTCGTCGGCGCGGTGTTGATCCCTGGCGCGCGGGCGCCGCGATTGGTTCGTCGTGACGATCTGAAGCGGATGCCGCCGCGCTCGGTCATCATCGACGTGGCGATCGATCAAGGTGGGTGCATCGAAACCTCGCGGCCCACCACGCACTCCGAGCCCATCTACATCATCGACGATGTGATCCATTATTGCGTCACCAATATGCCCGGTGCGGTGGGTCGAACTAGCACTTACGCGCTCACCAATGTGACGATTCCGTATGCCCTGCAATTGGCGAATCACGGTTGGGAGCGGGCGATGCAGCGCAACCCCGGCTTGGCCGAAGGGCTGAACATCGCTTCGGGCAAGATTGTCAACAAAGCTGTTGCCGCCACGTTTGGCTACGAAGCCGCCTGA
- a CDS encoding aldo/keto reductase, translating into MRTRSFGRLGWQVSEVGYGMWGLAGWSQRDDEETQRALQEAVDLGCTFFDTALAYGDGISEQMLGSLVRANPGRGLIVASKIPPKNRQWPSRRGTPIAEVFPADYIRQSVEASLTHLGMSSMDLIQFHVWEEAWATDPNWQKTIEQLKQEGLIRGVGLSLNRWEPENGIQTLRTGLIDAVQVIYNIFDQAPEDNLFPICDELQVAVIARVPFDEGSLTGTLTKNSCWPEGDWRNSYFVKENLEATVDRVEQLRPELPESMSMPEMALRFILSHRTVSTVIPGMRKRNHVQANLAASEHGPLSEELLGRLRLHRWDRQPTSWSQ; encoded by the coding sequence ATGCGAACCCGCAGTTTTGGGCGGCTCGGCTGGCAAGTCAGCGAAGTGGGGTACGGAATGTGGGGACTCGCCGGCTGGTCCCAACGCGACGATGAGGAGACGCAGCGGGCTTTGCAGGAGGCAGTCGATCTGGGCTGCACCTTCTTCGATACCGCATTGGCATACGGCGATGGCATCAGCGAGCAGATGCTCGGATCGCTGGTCCGAGCCAATCCGGGGCGCGGTCTGATCGTCGCCAGTAAGATTCCGCCCAAGAATCGACAATGGCCATCGCGTCGCGGCACGCCCATTGCAGAAGTGTTTCCCGCGGATTACATCCGGCAATCGGTCGAAGCGAGTTTGACGCATCTGGGAATGTCGTCGATGGATCTGATCCAGTTCCACGTCTGGGAAGAAGCCTGGGCGACCGACCCAAACTGGCAGAAAACGATTGAGCAATTGAAGCAGGAAGGCTTGATTCGCGGCGTTGGACTCAGCCTGAATCGTTGGGAGCCCGAAAACGGAATTCAGACCCTACGCACCGGCTTAATTGATGCGGTGCAGGTGATCTACAACATTTTCGATCAAGCCCCGGAAGATAATCTGTTTCCGATTTGCGATGAGCTGCAAGTCGCTGTCATTGCACGGGTTCCGTTCGATGAAGGGAGTCTCACAGGGACGCTCACCAAGAATTCTTGCTGGCCGGAAGGGGACTGGCGCAATAGTTATTTTGTGAAGGAAAATCTGGAAGCTACCGTTGATCGAGTCGAACAACTCCGTCCCGAACTGCCAGAATCCATGAGCATGCCCGAAATGGCTCTGCGATTCATCTTGAGCCATCGCACGGTCTCCACCGTGATTCCCGGTATGCGAAAGCGAAATCACGTCCAAGCAAACCTTGCCGCCAGCGAGCATGGCCCGCTAAGCGAGGAATTGCTGGGACGATTGCGTTTACATCGTTGGGATCGTCAGCCAACATCGTGGTCGCAGTGA
- the rpsJ gene encoding 30S ribosomal protein S10, translated as MASLSNERIRIRMEGYDHEVLDRTAREIVETAQRTGAEVHGPIPLPTRIERYTVLRSPHIDRKSREQFEIRTHKRLIDILQPTGKTIEALNKGLALPPGVDIKIRVMASSAATA; from the coding sequence TTGGCATCGTTATCCAACGAACGGATTCGCATCCGCATGGAAGGCTACGATCACGAGGTGCTAGATCGCACGGCCCGTGAAATCGTCGAAACCGCTCAGCGAACCGGTGCGGAAGTCCATGGGCCGATCCCGTTGCCGACACGGATCGAACGCTACACGGTACTGCGAAGCCCGCACATTGATCGTAAGTCTCGAGAGCAATTTGAGATTCGCACGCACAAGCGGCTGATCGACATTTTGCAACCGACGGGCAAGACGATTGAAGCGCTGAACAAAGGCTTGGCCTTGCCGCCAGGTGTGGATATTAAAATCCGCGTTATGGCATCATCGGCTGCGACGGCTTGA
- the rplD gene encoding 50S ribosomal protein L4 produces MAESRIIEVTEKLQLPVYNRQGESVGTIDIDPADFGGKISKQLLHEVVLMYLANQRSGTHSTLRRGEVAGSTKKLFRQKGTGNARAGTKRTNKRRGGGTAKGPKPRDYEYHLPRKAVRAATRMAILSKIKDQQAVVIDDFGLTAPKTKEMAGILKALKVEKTCLISDAALNEPVYKSGRNIPGVKVLPAAELNTYLVLKQKQLVLTRAALELLVSKGKSVAAAS; encoded by the coding sequence ATGGCTGAATCACGGATCATTGAAGTAACCGAAAAGCTACAGCTGCCGGTCTACAACCGTCAGGGGGAATCGGTCGGTACGATCGACATCGACCCGGCGGATTTCGGAGGCAAGATCAGCAAGCAGCTGCTGCACGAAGTGGTGCTGATGTATCTGGCCAACCAACGCTCTGGTACCCACTCCACGCTGCGTCGTGGCGAAGTTGCTGGTAGCACCAAGAAGTTGTTCCGACAAAAGGGCACCGGGAATGCTCGCGCTGGCACCAAGCGAACCAACAAGCGTCGCGGTGGTGGTACAGCGAAGGGCCCCAAGCCCCGCGATTATGAATATCATCTGCCGCGAAAAGCGGTGCGTGCCGCCACCCGCATGGCGATCCTGAGCAAGATCAAGGATCAGCAAGCGGTCGTGATCGATGATTTCGGTCTGACGGCACCGAAGACCAAAGAGATGGCTGGCATCCTCAAGGCGCTGAAGGTTGAAAAGACCTGCCTGATCAGCGATGCGGCACTGAACGAGCCAGTTTACAAGTCGGGTCGGAATATTCCCGGCGTGAAAGTGCTGCCGGCCGCTGAGCTGAACACCTACTTGGTGTTGAAGCAAAAGCAGCTCGTGTTGACTCGGGCGGCGTTGGAATTGTTGGTCAGCAAGGGGAAGTCGGTCGCAGCTGCAAGCTAA
- the rplW gene encoding 50S ribosomal protein L23 — protein MQSRPHPRKYRQKLARRAPQVAGPHGLELRPYQVLIRPLVTEKGTHQSDRYSAYSFQVHPLATKDQIKAAVESLFDVKVEKVRTMTRKGKSRRFKMVIGQTPKWKKALITLRGDDKIEFF, from the coding sequence ATGCAATCACGACCACACCCGCGCAAGTACCGCCAAAAATTGGCTCGTCGCGCGCCGCAAGTTGCGGGACCTCACGGCCTGGAACTGCGCCCTTACCAGGTGCTGATTCGGCCGCTCGTGACCGAAAAGGGGACGCACCAATCGGATCGCTACTCGGCGTATTCGTTCCAAGTGCATCCGTTGGCTACGAAGGATCAGATTAAGGCCGCCGTGGAATCGCTCTTCGACGTCAAAGTCGAAAAAGTGCGGACCATGACCCGCAAGGGAAAATCACGCCGGTTCAAGATGGTCATCGGCCAAACCCCGAAATGGAAAAAGGCTCTGATCACGCTCCGCGGCGACGACAAGATCGAATTCTTTTGA
- the rplB gene encoding 50S ribosomal protein L2: protein MAIRNYKPTSAGRRAGSVSDFSEITDKKKKPEKSLLVPLKKSGGRNNQGVITTRFRGGGHKRRYRLIDFKRKKDDVAATVVSIEYDPNRSSRIALLQYTDGTKTYILAPQGLKAGDTVMSGENVEPRVGYCLPLRKIPLGLTIHNVEMQPGRGGQICRSAGTAATLTARGEDWAQITLPSGEVRRVHNTCRATIGSIGNADHMNVSLGKAGRKRWLGRKPHNRGVSMNPVNHPMGGGEGRTAGGRHPCSPTGVLAKGGKTRKKRKPSNSSIVRRRRSGPRYTEA from the coding sequence ATGGCTATTCGGAATTACAAGCCGACATCCGCAGGTCGCCGAGCCGGTTCGGTTAGCGACTTCTCGGAAATTACAGATAAGAAAAAGAAGCCGGAAAAGTCGTTGTTGGTCCCCCTGAAAAAGTCAGGCGGTCGTAACAACCAAGGTGTGATCACCACCCGGTTTCGTGGGGGTGGGCATAAGCGACGCTATCGTTTGATTGATTTCAAGCGAAAGAAGGATGATGTGGCGGCAACGGTCGTCTCGATCGAGTACGATCCGAACCGTTCCTCCCGCATCGCGTTGCTGCAATACACCGACGGCACCAAGACCTACATTCTGGCTCCCCAAGGCTTGAAGGCTGGGGATACGGTGATGTCGGGCGAAAACGTTGAGCCGCGAGTGGGCTACTGCTTGCCGCTTCGCAAGATCCCGCTGGGTCTGACGATTCACAACGTCGAAATGCAGCCCGGCCGTGGCGGTCAAATCTGCCGCTCTGCTGGAACGGCAGCGACCTTGACCGCTCGTGGTGAAGATTGGGCTCAGATCACTTTGCCTTCCGGTGAAGTGCGTCGCGTTCACAACACCTGCCGGGCAACGATTGGTTCGATCGGCAACGCCGACCACATGAACGTTTCGCTTGGCAAAGCCGGTCGGAAGCGTTGGTTGGGTCGCAAGCCTCACAACCGTGGTGTCTCGATGAACCCGGTGAATCACCCGATGGGTGGTGGTGAAGGTCGTACCGCGGGTGGTCGTCATCCGTGTTCGCCGACCGGTGTGTTGGCCAAGGGCGGAAAGACCCGGAAGAAGCGCAAACCGTCGAACTCGTCGATCGTGCGCCGTCGTCGTTCCGGTCCCCGCTACACCGAAGCCTAA
- the rpsS gene encoding 30S ribosomal protein S19, whose protein sequence is MSRSLKKGPYVDERVREKVAKGAATGNREPIKTWARDCTIHPDFVGVTFLVHNGRTFVKVFVTEDMVGHKLGEFSPTRTFKGHSGGKAKGK, encoded by the coding sequence ATGAGCCGTTCGTTGAAAAAAGGTCCGTACGTCGATGAACGAGTGCGGGAAAAGGTTGCCAAAGGCGCGGCCACCGGAAATCGTGAGCCAATTAAGACTTGGGCACGCGATTGCACGATTCACCCGGATTTCGTCGGTGTGACGTTCCTGGTTCATAACGGTCGCACATTTGTGAAGGTCTTCGTTACCGAAGATATGGTTGGTCACAAGTTGGGCGAATTCTCACCGACGCGGACCTTCAAGGGACATAGCGGCGGCAAGGCGAAAGGCAAGTGA